AGTCCTCGGCCGCTAATACCTGCGACAACCAAAATCGGGGCCTTTCGGCCTCAGCTCTTCTCATTTATGAGAAAATCACGAAATTTGTTATGATTTTTGCAAAAACGTCTTGCCCGAATTCTATTTTCTGTAATAATTATCGGAGAAGTCTCTCAAATCATCAATTTCCATAACTTCTGACAGACCATGAATCCTGGAAAAATCATCTTCGCGACGGCTGTCGCCTCTCTCTTCGCCCTGGCTCAGTCCAAGGCTCAGTTCACCTTCACCATCGACTTCGAGGAAGACCTCTCGAGCAATCCGCTCTTGGGTGGCCAGGAAATCGATGATGAGTTCCTCCCTTTATTCAAAGTGGGTGCTACCAACAATGGAAACGGCCCCGACGCAGCCGTCCTCTATGACACGGACGCCGTTCCTGGCACCGGAGGCGATGACGCCACCGATCTCACCAATCCCTATACAGGCGGCAACATCTCCAGCATCGATCCGGGGAACCTACTCATCATTCAGGAAAACAGCAGCTTCAGCGGAGGCCTCTTCACCAACCCTGACGACGAAGCGGACGGCGGACTGCTCTCCTTCGCTTTCGCGCCCGACCTCATTACCGGTTTCGGCTTTGATGTCTTCGACATCGAAAACAATGAAACCAATGGTTTTGAAGTCACCGTCAACGGATCGATCCTGCTCGACATCGCCTTCTACACCGGATTGACCAACCCCAATGGCACCCTGGAATTCGGAAACGACACCGCCAACCGGCTCAACTTCGTGACGGCCGACGACCTGGGAGTCGAATTCATCGAAACGCTCGACATCGAGCTGAAGGGCAGCGGAGCCATCGACAACCTCAAATTGAGCGCCGTGCCCGAGCCCTCCGCCGTGGCCCTGCTCGGACTCGGTCTTGGATCCCTTTTTATTCGGCGCCGTCGTTAAACGTCGTCGGAGTTCAGACAGACAGAGGAGATGAAAGCCGCAGTGTGCAAGCACTGCGGTTTTCTTCGTCTTGAGACCGTTCTCCCAGTTGAACCGATCGCTTGGTAGAAGAACCAAGGCCTCTAACTGGAAATCTCGACCGCGTTTTGCTGCCGAGCGATATCATTCAGGGTCACCATCCCGACCAGTCGGCTCAGCTCACCATCCAACACCACCGGCAATTGCTGGACATCCTTCTGGATCATCAGCTGGACCGCATCCTGAACCGAGCTCCCATTGCCCACCACATAGAGCGGGCGACCCGCCAACCACTCGCCGATCGGCTCTTCAGGATCATCCGCCTCCAGCAGCTCATGGTGCATGACCATCGCCGCCAATCGTCCCTCTGCATCCACCACCGGGTAACCATGAAAACGTCGGCCACGTTCCTCTAACCAATCGAGGCACTCCCGGGCACTTCGAAGCGCGCTCACCGGAAGCACATTGTGGGTCATGATGGCACTCACCGGAAGATTGCGGTAATCCCGCATTCCCTGGTAGCTCGGCATCCGGCGCAAAGTGATGCCGTCCTGCATCATGAGCGCGTTGTTAAGAGAAATCGGCCGGAGACGCCGGGCGAGGTAAAAGGACAGCATATTGCCCACCATCAGCGGAAGCATCAGAGAGTAGCTCTGCGTCATCTCGAAAAGGATCAGGAGCGAAGTCAGCGGACATCGTCGGACCGAGGCGAAAAACGCTCCCATACCGAGGAGGACACAAGCCCCAATCGTCTTCTCCGTCTCCGCCACCACCAGCCAATGGGAACCCCCATCTAGCCAGACCAATCCCAAGCCAGCCAAACCGCCCAGCATCCCACCGATGAAAAGAGTGGGCGAAAACAAGCCACCGCTGCCACCCGAAGCATAGCTGATGATAACCGCGAGAAACTTGCCCACCAACAGCAGCAGCAGCACCCCCACCACCATCTCCGCTTGGAAAGCCCGCCCGAGGCTCTCATACCCAATGCTAAAAATGCCGTTCTCCGGCTCATCCAGGCTACCGCTCCAAA
This sequence is a window from Verrucomicrobiota bacterium. Protein-coding genes within it:
- a CDS encoding PEP-CTERM sorting domain-containing protein (PEP-CTERM proteins occur, often in large numbers, in the proteomes of bacteria that also encode an exosortase, a predicted intramembrane cysteine proteinase. The presence of a PEP-CTERM domain at a protein's C-terminus predicts cleavage within the sorting domain, followed by covalent anchoring to some some component of the (usually Gram-negative) cell surface. Many PEP-CTERM proteins exhibit an unusual sequence composition that includes large numbers of potential glycosylation sites. Expression of one such protein has been shown restore the ability of a bacterium to form floc, a type of biofilm.), whose translation is MNPGKIIFATAVASLFALAQSKAQFTFTIDFEEDLSSNPLLGGQEIDDEFLPLFKVGATNNGNGPDAAVLYDTDAVPGTGGDDATDLTNPYTGGNISSIDPGNLLIIQENSSFSGGLFTNPDDEADGGLLSFAFAPDLITGFGFDVFDIENNETNGFEVTVNGSILLDIAFYTGLTNPNGTLEFGNDTANRLNFVTADDLGVEFIETLDIELKGSGAIDNLKLSAVPEPSAVALLGLGLGSLFIRRRR
- a CDS encoding chloride channel protein, which translates into the protein MEKSATLSARQATIPDWLRARFSDGHRFLILCVVVGLLCGLAAVAFHWSIQGLFSLVWATARWLGGWQFAAFMILAPTLAGLFVGWALRAHPEASGSGIPQTKAAYFNRFGVIRLRDGFWRFVLVSVFVGMGNSLGREGPTIHICASIASKIGQWAFRAKERIQSMVPVGMAAGIAAAFNAPLSAITFVFEDLLDDFSTKALGGVVVSVVIAASVSRMLLGHEPILGVNFPDDFTTAPWMLIAVPLGLAAGLLGHAFVEGLLRTRAFCQEKLVLPMWLQPAVGGVLVGLLGIGVWFWSGSLDEPENGIFSIGYESLGRAFQAEMVVGVLLLLLVGKFLAVIISYASGGSGGLFSPTLFIGGMLGGLAGLGLVWLDGGSHWLVVAETEKTIGACVLLGMGAFFASVRRCPLTSLLILFEMTQSYSLMLPLMVGNMLSFYLARRLRPISLNNALMMQDGITLRRMPSYQGMRDYRNLPVSAIMTHNVLPVSALRSARECLDWLEERGRRFHGYPVVDAEGRLAAMVMHHELLEADDPEEPIGEWLAGRPLYVVGNGSSVQDAVQLMIQKDVQQLPVVLDGELSRLVGMVTLNDIARQQNAVEISS